A single window of Mycobacterium sp. ITM-2016-00318 DNA harbors:
- a CDS encoding succinate dehydrogenase/fumarate reductase iron-sulfur subunit — protein sequence MAYQANMRVWRGDLQGGALENYAVEVNEGEVVLDIIHRLQQTQTPDLAVRWNCKAGKCGSCSAEVNGRPRLMCMTRMSTFGEDETITVTPLRTFPVIRDLVTDVSFNYEKAREIPSFTPPKDLQPGEYRMAQEDVNRSQEFRKCIECFLCQNTCHVVRDHEENKQAFSGPRYLMRQAELDMHPLDTLERRPEQAQEENGLGYCNITKCCTEVCPEHIKITDNALIPMKERAADRKYDPVVWLGNKLFRRG from the coding sequence ATGGCCTACCAAGCCAATATGCGGGTGTGGCGCGGCGACCTACAGGGCGGTGCGCTGGAGAACTACGCGGTCGAGGTCAACGAGGGTGAGGTGGTGCTCGACATCATCCACCGGCTCCAGCAGACCCAGACCCCGGACCTGGCCGTGCGGTGGAACTGCAAGGCAGGCAAGTGCGGCTCGTGCTCGGCGGAGGTCAACGGTCGGCCTCGGCTGATGTGCATGACGCGGATGTCGACGTTCGGTGAGGACGAGACGATCACCGTGACCCCGCTGCGCACGTTCCCGGTGATCCGCGATCTCGTCACCGACGTGTCGTTCAACTATGAGAAGGCACGCGAGATCCCGTCGTTCACGCCGCCCAAGGATCTACAGCCCGGCGAGTACCGGATGGCCCAGGAAGACGTGAACCGCAGCCAGGAGTTCCGCAAGTGCATCGAGTGCTTCCTGTGCCAGAACACCTGCCACGTCGTGCGTGACCACGAGGAGAACAAGCAGGCGTTCTCCGGCCCGCGCTACCTGATGCGGCAGGCGGAGCTCGACATGCATCCGCTCGACACGCTGGAGCGGCGTCCCGAGCAGGCGCAGGAGGAGAACGGCCTCGGGTACTGCAACATCACCAAGTGCTGCACCGAGGTGTGTCCCGAGCACATCAAGATCACTGACAACGCGCTGATCCCGATGAAGGAGCGCGCCGCCGACCGCAAGTACGACCCCGTCGTGTGGCTGGGTAACAAGTTGTTCCGCAGGGGCTGA
- a CDS encoding flavin reductase family protein: MSTTDLDPTSLREAFGHFPSGVIAIAAEVDGVRIGLAASTFVPVSLDPPLVSFAVQNCSETWPKLKDLPRLGISVLGESHDEAARTLAAKTGDRFAGLSTVSRESGAVFIEGTSVWVESAIEQLVPAGDHTIVILRVADITVHPAVPPIVFHRSTFRRLGA; encoded by the coding sequence ATGAGCACCACCGACTTGGATCCGACGTCGCTACGCGAGGCGTTCGGTCACTTCCCGTCCGGTGTCATCGCGATCGCCGCGGAGGTCGACGGCGTCCGCATCGGACTCGCCGCCAGCACCTTCGTACCGGTCTCGTTGGATCCGCCGCTCGTGTCGTTCGCCGTACAGAACTGCTCGGAGACCTGGCCCAAGCTGAAGGACCTGCCGCGACTGGGCATCAGCGTGCTCGGCGAGTCACACGACGAGGCGGCACGCACGCTCGCGGCGAAGACCGGTGACCGGTTCGCGGGCCTGTCGACGGTGTCGCGCGAGAGCGGTGCGGTGTTCATCGAGGGCACCAGTGTCTGGGTGGAGAGCGCCATCGAACAACTGGTTCCTGCGGGCGACCATACGATCGTCATATTGCGCGTCGCCGACATCACCGTGCACCCGGCGGTTCCGCCGATCGTCTTTCACCGCAGCACGTTTCGCCGGCTCGGCGCTTGA
- a CDS encoding RND family transporter, with protein sequence MRRLAGVVVRWPWVVIGVWIAIAVALPLTFPSLNEMAQRNPLAILPSDAPSSVAARQMTEAFRESGSDNLLVVAFINEDGLKPADEDTYRKVTDALRDDVTDVVMVQDFITTKQLRPFLTSKDKTTWVLPVGLAGELGTPRAYESFNRVSDIVQHHVPDGPLTVYVTGPAATVADLTVAGEHDRMPIEIAIAVLVLLVLLVVYRNPITMLLPLAAIGTSLVTAQALVAGVSEFFHLGVSNQSVIFLSAMIAGAGTDYAVFLISRYHDYLRRGADLEDAVRRAMISIGKVITASAATVGVTFIGISFAKMGVFSTIGVACAIGVGVAFLAAMTLLPAILVLAGPRGWVKPRRELTARFWRRSGARIVRRPKAHLVGSLLVLALLAGCAGLVQYNYDDRKALGPSEPSSIGYTALERHFPISQAVPEYVLVQSPRDLRTPQALADLEQMAQRVSQLPNIGLVSGITRPTGQVPPEFRATYQAGIVGDRMAQGSAQIGQSTGDLNRLAGGANTLADSLADVRGQINKIAPSMQRLIDTLSAMRSQFGGDKLVKQVEAAAQLVQSINAIGNEMGVNFSAVRDMFAWVGPVLAALNGNAICDANPSCSATRIQFQKLVDARNEGRLDQVNTLSAQLQEFGDQKSLNATVKQLNDTLSTFSSAVRSMGLDRPGGLQAGLTEVRQGANKLADGSQQVAGGVDQLVGQVKLVGAGLDEAAAFLLAMRNDAADPSMAGFNIPAQILQLDDFKKAAQIFVSPDGHSARYLVQTTLNPFSAEAMDQVNEISNAAKSAQPNTQLADATISMGGFPAALRDTRDYYEHDIRFIIIMTLIVVLLILMALLRAIIAPLYLIGSVVVSYFAALGIGVLTFQFLLDQPLHWSVPPLAFVVLVAVGADYNMLFVSRMRDESPHGMRYGVIRTLSSTGGVITAAGLIFAASVGGLLFSSIGIVVQGGFVIAVGILLDTFVVRTITVPAIASLLGRANWWPSRPYAVAAAGPASTPDLCETTKPDATSNTDEK encoded by the coding sequence ATGCGACGTCTAGCCGGTGTTGTGGTGCGGTGGCCGTGGGTGGTCATCGGGGTGTGGATCGCGATCGCGGTCGCACTGCCCCTGACGTTCCCGAGCCTGAATGAGATGGCGCAGCGCAATCCGCTCGCCATCCTGCCCAGCGACGCCCCCTCCAGCGTCGCAGCCAGGCAGATGACCGAGGCGTTTCGCGAATCAGGCTCGGACAACCTGCTCGTCGTCGCGTTCATCAACGAAGACGGGCTCAAGCCCGCTGACGAGGACACCTATCGCAAGGTCACCGACGCCCTGCGCGACGATGTGACCGATGTGGTGATGGTTCAGGACTTCATCACCACCAAGCAGTTGCGCCCGTTTCTGACCAGCAAGGACAAGACGACATGGGTCCTGCCGGTCGGTCTCGCGGGCGAACTGGGTACGCCGCGCGCCTACGAGTCCTTCAACCGGGTGTCCGACATCGTTCAACACCACGTGCCCGACGGCCCACTCACCGTCTACGTCACCGGGCCTGCGGCCACCGTCGCCGACCTCACCGTCGCGGGCGAGCACGACCGAATGCCCATCGAGATCGCGATCGCCGTCCTCGTGCTGCTCGTCCTGCTGGTGGTCTATCGCAACCCGATCACCATGCTTCTGCCGCTGGCGGCGATCGGGACGTCGCTGGTGACCGCACAGGCCCTGGTGGCCGGAGTGTCGGAATTCTTTCACCTCGGCGTCTCCAATCAATCGGTCATCTTCCTGAGCGCGATGATCGCAGGCGCGGGCACGGACTACGCGGTCTTCCTCATCAGCCGCTACCACGACTACCTGCGACGAGGCGCCGATCTCGAGGATGCGGTGCGGCGCGCGATGATCTCGATCGGCAAGGTAATCACCGCATCCGCCGCCACGGTGGGTGTCACGTTCATCGGGATCAGCTTCGCCAAAATGGGCGTGTTCTCCACGATCGGCGTGGCGTGCGCAATCGGGGTCGGGGTGGCCTTCCTCGCCGCGATGACCCTCCTGCCTGCCATCCTGGTTCTGGCCGGGCCGCGCGGCTGGGTCAAACCGAGGCGTGAGCTCACCGCCCGGTTCTGGCGACGTTCGGGCGCGCGCATCGTGCGGCGGCCGAAGGCGCACCTCGTGGGGAGCCTGCTCGTGCTTGCTCTTCTGGCAGGCTGCGCCGGCCTCGTGCAGTACAACTACGACGATCGAAAAGCGCTCGGCCCTTCGGAGCCCAGCTCGATCGGCTACACGGCGCTGGAGCGCCACTTCCCGATCAGTCAGGCCGTGCCCGAATACGTTCTCGTCCAGTCACCGCGTGACCTGCGCACCCCGCAGGCCCTGGCCGACCTGGAGCAGATGGCGCAGCGGGTCAGCCAGCTGCCGAACATCGGCCTGGTCAGCGGCATCACCCGACCCACCGGACAGGTGCCGCCGGAGTTCCGCGCGACCTATCAGGCAGGCATCGTCGGTGACCGGATGGCGCAGGGTTCAGCCCAGATCGGTCAGAGCACCGGCGACCTCAACCGGTTGGCCGGCGGGGCCAACACGCTGGCCGACAGCCTCGCCGACGTCCGCGGCCAGATCAACAAAATCGCGCCGAGCATGCAACGCCTTATCGACACGCTCTCGGCGATGCGCAGCCAGTTCGGCGGGGACAAGTTGGTCAAGCAGGTCGAAGCCGCCGCCCAGCTGGTGCAGAGCATCAACGCCATCGGAAATGAAATGGGGGTGAACTTCTCCGCCGTCAGGGACATGTTCGCATGGGTGGGTCCGGTGCTGGCCGCGCTGAACGGCAACGCGATCTGCGACGCCAACCCGTCCTGCAGCGCCACCCGTATTCAATTCCAGAAGCTGGTCGACGCACGAAACGAAGGGCGCCTCGACCAGGTCAACACCCTTTCTGCCCAGCTACAGGAGTTCGGGGACCAGAAGTCGCTCAACGCAACGGTCAAACAACTCAACGACACGCTGTCCACGTTCAGCTCGGCGGTGCGTTCGATGGGTCTCGATCGGCCCGGTGGCCTTCAGGCGGGTCTGACCGAGGTCAGGCAGGGCGCCAACAAGTTGGCCGACGGGAGCCAGCAGGTGGCAGGCGGAGTGGACCAACTGGTCGGCCAGGTCAAACTCGTGGGCGCCGGACTCGACGAGGCGGCCGCCTTCCTGCTGGCGATGCGAAACGATGCGGCCGATCCGTCGATGGCGGGGTTCAACATCCCTGCCCAGATCCTGCAACTCGACGACTTCAAGAAGGCCGCGCAGATCTTCGTCTCGCCCGACGGGCACTCAGCGCGGTACCTGGTGCAGACCACGCTGAACCCGTTCAGCGCCGAGGCGATGGACCAGGTGAATGAGATCAGCAACGCCGCCAAGAGCGCGCAACCGAACACCCAACTGGCCGACGCGACGATATCGATGGGGGGCTTCCCCGCCGCGCTGCGGGATACGCGTGACTACTACGAGCACGATATCCGCTTCATCATCATCATGACGCTCATCGTGGTCCTGCTGATCCTGATGGCGCTGTTGCGCGCGATCATCGCGCCGCTGTATCTCATTGGCTCCGTGGTGGTCTCGTACTTCGCCGCGCTCGGCATCGGCGTTCTGACGTTCCAGTTCCTACTCGATCAGCCGTTGCATTGGAGCGTGCCGCCGCTGGCGTTCGTGGTGCTGGTCGCCGTCGGCGCCGACTACAACATGCTCTTCGTGTCGCGAATGCGCGACGAGTCTCCGCACGGTATGCGGTACGGCGTCATCCGCACCCTCAGTTCGACGGGCGGTGTGATCACCGCGGCGGGTCTGATCTTCGCCGCGTCGGTCGGCGGGCTGCTGTTCTCCAGCATCGGCATCGTGGTGCAGGGCGGCTTCGTGATCGCGGTGGGAATTCTCTTGGACACCTTCGTGGTGCGCACGATCACGGTGCCCGCCATCGCGTCGCTGCTCGGGCGGGCGAACTGGTGGCCGTCGAGGCCGTACGCCGTCGCCGCCGCGGGCCCAGCGAGCACGCCTGACCTGTGTGAAACTACGAAACCTGACGCGACGAGTAATACGGACGAAAAGTGA
- a CDS encoding AMP-binding protein, whose amino-acid sequence MTPAPQSSILSMLHGRASLRPHDVAFTFTDYAHDPGGVRASLTWSQLSHRTLNLAREIRRHGAVGDRAVILAPQGLEYVLAFLGAMQAGFVAVPLPLPHRGSSHDRVTAVFADTEPSVVLTTSEAADDVREYVEQSRMDDAPKIVEIDSLNLDAADGVLLEPADLPSIAYLQYSSGSTRLPTGVMLSHRNLTVNFEQLMRSFFADTQTKLPPEMTIVSWLPFYHDMGLVLGVCAPILGGFRAELTSPLAFLERPARWMRALAENPYAWSSAPNFAFDLAARKTTDADLAGLDLGGVVGIISGAERVEPATLQRFVDRFAHFNFRDHMMRPSYGLAEATVFVAAGTWSESSPAKHFDVGELGAGRVAPCPAGKGTALVSYKAPTAPLLRIVDSETLRECPPDLVGEIWVHGENVADGYWRKPPQEQPCFGATIADPSPGTPQRPWLRTGDLGFIYSGELYIVGRIKDLVIIRGRNHYPEDIEATVSEITRGRVAAISVPVDSTEKLVTVVEVTKRTDRGGDTTSWLSEVRSDVTSAVSNTHGVNVSDLVLVQPGSIPTTTSGKIRRAACIEAYRQDQFVRLDA is encoded by the coding sequence GTGACGCCTGCTCCCCAATCATCCATTCTGTCGATGCTGCACGGGCGTGCCAGTCTGCGTCCTCATGATGTGGCATTCACGTTCACCGACTACGCCCACGATCCCGGCGGTGTCCGCGCGAGCCTCACCTGGTCGCAGCTGTCGCACCGAACGTTGAACCTGGCACGCGAGATCCGTCGCCACGGGGCGGTCGGTGACAGGGCGGTGATCCTCGCCCCGCAAGGTCTGGAGTACGTTCTGGCTTTTCTCGGAGCCATGCAGGCCGGGTTCGTTGCGGTACCGCTCCCCCTGCCCCACCGCGGCTCGAGTCATGACCGGGTGACCGCGGTCTTCGCCGATACCGAGCCGTCGGTGGTGCTCACCACGTCGGAGGCCGCCGACGATGTCCGCGAGTACGTCGAGCAGTCACGGATGGACGACGCCCCGAAGATCGTCGAAATCGATTCGTTGAATCTCGATGCCGCAGACGGTGTCCTTCTCGAGCCGGCTGACCTGCCGAGCATCGCCTATCTGCAGTACAGCTCGGGCTCCACGCGGCTCCCGACGGGAGTCATGCTGTCCCACCGCAACCTCACGGTGAACTTCGAGCAGTTGATGAGAAGCTTCTTCGCCGACACGCAGACCAAGCTGCCGCCGGAGATGACGATCGTGTCGTGGCTGCCCTTCTACCACGACATGGGTCTGGTGCTGGGAGTCTGCGCGCCGATCCTCGGCGGCTTTCGTGCCGAGCTGACCAGTCCGCTCGCGTTCCTGGAGAGGCCGGCCAGATGGATGCGCGCGCTCGCCGAGAATCCGTACGCGTGGTCGTCGGCGCCGAACTTCGCCTTCGACCTGGCTGCGCGCAAGACCACCGATGCCGACCTGGCAGGCCTTGACCTCGGCGGGGTGGTCGGCATCATCAGCGGTGCCGAACGTGTCGAGCCGGCCACCTTGCAACGCTTCGTGGATCGGTTCGCGCACTTCAACTTTCGCGATCACATGATGCGGCCCTCGTACGGGTTGGCCGAGGCAACGGTCTTCGTGGCGGCCGGCACATGGAGCGAGTCGTCGCCCGCGAAGCACTTCGACGTAGGAGAGCTGGGAGCGGGCCGGGTGGCACCGTGCCCAGCCGGCAAAGGCACAGCGCTGGTGTCCTACAAGGCGCCGACTGCGCCTCTGCTGCGCATCGTCGACAGCGAGACCCTTCGTGAGTGCCCGCCGGATCTGGTCGGCGAGATCTGGGTGCACGGCGAGAACGTCGCCGACGGCTACTGGCGAAAGCCGCCGCAGGAGCAGCCGTGCTTCGGCGCAACCATCGCCGACCCGTCGCCAGGGACGCCGCAGCGGCCGTGGCTGCGCACCGGCGACCTCGGTTTCATCTACTCGGGCGAGCTGTACATCGTCGGCCGCATCAAGGACTTGGTGATCATCCGGGGGCGTAACCACTATCCCGAGGACATCGAGGCGACGGTCTCGGAGATCACTCGCGGGCGGGTCGCGGCGATATCGGTTCCGGTCGACAGCACCGAGAAACTCGTCACCGTCGTCGAGGTCACGAAGCGGACGGACCGGGGCGGCGACACGACGAGCTGGCTCAGCGAGGTCAGAAGCGACGTCACCTCGGCGGTATCGAACACGCACGGCGTGAATGTCTCTGATCTCGTTCTTGTCCAACCCGGGTCGATCCCCACCACGACGAGCGGCAAGATCCGCCGTGCCGCGTGCATCGAGGCCTACCGGCAGGACCAGTTCGTTCGGTTGGATGCCTGA
- a CDS encoding GAP family protein translates to MWITLLAMAVAVSLEPFRIGMTVLMINRPRPGRQLLAFLAGGFAMGITVGLVVLFMLRPALGSAHFTLPRVQIVVGVVLLINAAVIATGVIRRRDTSSDGFASRRFEPVTTRARQLVNGRSLWTAGFAGLGIALPSVDYLAVLALIVASGAAASVQVVALLSFNVLAFAFVEIPLVCYLVAPDRTRAALTTLQEWLRTRRRRAVTVLLTVVGCVLLVAGLTGL, encoded by the coding sequence ATGTGGATAACGCTCCTGGCGATGGCCGTGGCCGTCAGCCTCGAGCCTTTCCGGATCGGCATGACCGTCCTGATGATCAACCGGCCGCGGCCGGGTCGACAACTGCTGGCTTTTCTGGCGGGCGGTTTCGCGATGGGCATCACGGTGGGCCTCGTCGTGCTGTTCATGCTGCGGCCTGCTCTCGGCTCGGCCCATTTCACGCTGCCGAGGGTGCAGATCGTGGTCGGCGTGGTGCTGCTGATCAACGCCGCGGTGATAGCGACCGGCGTGATCCGCAGGCGCGACACCAGCTCCGACGGGTTTGCTTCACGCCGATTCGAACCCGTCACGACGCGCGCCAGACAACTCGTCAACGGCCGGTCGCTGTGGACGGCGGGGTTCGCAGGCCTGGGCATCGCGCTGCCGTCGGTGGACTACCTCGCGGTGCTCGCGCTCATCGTCGCCTCCGGCGCCGCCGCTTCCGTGCAGGTCGTCGCCTTGCTCTCGTTCAACGTGCTTGCGTTCGCCTTCGTCGAGATTCCGCTGGTCTGCTACCTGGTGGCACCCGACCGCACCCGCGCGGCGCTGACAACGCTGCAGGAGTGGCTGCGAACGAGGCGCCGTCGCGCGGTCACCGTCCTGCTGACGGTGGTCGGCTGTGTGCTGCTCGTCGCAGGGCTGACCGGGCTCTAG
- a CDS encoding condensation domain-containing protein has protein sequence MRIGKITIGALDEWAVNPGSVTSWRPTAAAQETARRAPVSPVPVSYMQRQHLRNYSDRSAAGLNFSRQIIASCDVPGQCDISAMDHAVNAYLRRHDTFRSWFSETAEGEFIRHAVADPADIEFRPVDHGHMTVDEIRDHVVAIPNPLEWGCFVFGIVQNDSYFSFFAAMDHVHGDATLIGTTMLEANGMYSALSGTGQALALPDAGSFDDFCVREREYTSELTVDTPEVQAWIDFAENDGGGFPGFPLPLGNPNDSTKSDMTSHILMNTAQTERFESACTASGARFVGGLFACLGLVEHELTGALTYYGLTPRDSRTASDNFMTQGWFTGLIPITVPVAATSFTDAAWAAQASFDSGLDMARVPYYRVLELAPWLNWPQPNFPVSNFLHGGAAPLNAILAAADMGLANNIGIYPDGRFSYQLTIYIFRYAEGTVMAIMHPDNPVARKSVTRYMDAMRSVAVRVADSGDWGRVA, from the coding sequence TTGCGCATTGGCAAGATAACTATTGGCGCTCTTGACGAATGGGCGGTGAATCCGGGCTCGGTCACCTCTTGGCGCCCGACCGCGGCGGCTCAGGAAACGGCGCGACGCGCGCCTGTGAGCCCGGTGCCAGTTAGCTACATGCAACGTCAGCATCTACGCAACTACAGCGACCGCAGCGCTGCGGGACTGAACTTCTCCCGGCAGATCATCGCCAGCTGCGATGTGCCGGGCCAGTGCGATATCTCAGCCATGGACCACGCGGTCAATGCTTACCTGCGTCGGCACGACACGTTCCGCAGCTGGTTCTCCGAGACCGCCGAGGGAGAGTTCATCCGGCATGCCGTCGCCGATCCGGCCGACATCGAATTCCGGCCCGTCGATCACGGTCACATGACCGTCGACGAGATACGCGATCACGTTGTGGCGATACCGAATCCGCTGGAGTGGGGCTGCTTCGTTTTCGGGATAGTTCAGAACGACAGCTACTTCTCATTCTTCGCCGCTATGGACCATGTCCACGGGGACGCGACCCTGATCGGCACGACAATGCTGGAAGCCAACGGGATGTACTCGGCGTTGAGCGGGACCGGACAGGCCCTCGCGCTTCCCGACGCAGGTAGCTTCGACGACTTCTGCGTCCGTGAACGCGAGTACACGTCGGAGTTGACGGTGGATACGCCGGAGGTACAGGCCTGGATCGACTTCGCCGAGAACGACGGTGGTGGCTTCCCTGGATTCCCGCTGCCACTGGGCAATCCGAACGACTCGACGAAGAGCGACATGACGTCGCACATCCTGATGAACACGGCGCAGACCGAACGCTTCGAATCGGCCTGCACGGCCTCGGGCGCGCGGTTCGTCGGCGGCCTGTTTGCCTGTCTGGGCCTGGTGGAGCATGAACTCACCGGGGCGCTGACCTATTACGGGCTCACTCCGAGGGATTCCCGGACCGCAAGCGACAATTTCATGACGCAGGGATGGTTCACCGGGTTGATTCCGATCACCGTTCCGGTTGCGGCGACGTCTTTCACCGATGCCGCATGGGCGGCGCAGGCCTCTTTCGATTCCGGTCTGGACATGGCCAGGGTGCCGTATTACCGCGTTTTGGAGTTGGCGCCCTGGCTGAACTGGCCACAGCCGAACTTTCCTGTGTCGAATTTCCTGCACGGCGGTGCAGCACCGCTGAATGCGATTCTTGCGGCGGCGGACATGGGCCTTGCGAACAATATCGGGATCTACCCCGACGGCCGGTTCTCCTACCAGTTGACGATCTACATTTTCCGGTACGCGGAGGGCACGGTCATGGCGATCATGCATCCCGACAACCCGGTCGCCAGAAAATCGGTCACCCGCTACATGGACGCGATGAGATCGGTGGCCGTGCGGGTTGCTGACAGCGGCGACTGGGGACGCGTCGCATAG
- the pe gene encoding acyltransferase PE, with the protein MRRLFASVTALVTVGATGFFTVGIAAADDSQAGWTPEHGAPDNTAPAIGTPGRGYALGGAHVLGIPYDEYIKRTGADWFPGLDRQIVDYPAGQVQGHTLERLFPGIGRLDDNFPGIGIDGPSVGESVDEGAPNTINAIREGGPGTVIGLSEGAMVLNEVQARLANDPNAPPPDRLSFAMYGDPVAKHAFGESFLTQMFPVGSVVPSLDYRIPQPVESQYDTYQFVSAYDSIADWPDRPDNWMSLANAVVGLATGHTAVAFTDPSMVPARNIRTTVNSKGAKTTTYMIPEQHLPLVLPFKYLGVDEGTLNKLDGVLQPMVDAGYSRNDDPLTAPITVDPVHGYDPAEVTAPATQAAFGGGSDPVSQLMAGLQYVINNQGGG; encoded by the coding sequence ATGCGGAGGCTGTTCGCATCGGTCACTGCGCTGGTAACCGTCGGTGCCACAGGGTTTTTCACTGTCGGCATCGCGGCAGCCGATGATTCGCAGGCCGGGTGGACGCCCGAACACGGAGCGCCCGACAACACGGCTCCGGCGATTGGAACGCCGGGACGGGGTTACGCGCTCGGCGGTGCACACGTGCTGGGCATCCCCTATGACGAGTACATCAAGCGCACCGGCGCCGACTGGTTCCCCGGGCTCGACCGCCAGATCGTCGACTATCCCGCTGGCCAGGTACAGGGGCACACCCTGGAACGGCTGTTCCCCGGTATCGGTCGGCTGGACGACAACTTCCCGGGTATCGGCATCGACGGGCCGAGCGTCGGTGAGTCGGTCGACGAGGGAGCGCCCAACACCATCAACGCGATCCGCGAAGGCGGTCCCGGCACCGTGATCGGCCTCTCCGAGGGTGCGATGGTGCTCAACGAAGTGCAGGCGCGCCTCGCGAACGATCCGAACGCGCCGCCGCCGGATCGGTTGAGCTTCGCGATGTATGGCGACCCGGTGGCCAAGCACGCCTTCGGGGAGAGCTTCCTGACGCAGATGTTCCCCGTCGGCAGCGTTGTTCCGTCCCTCGATTACCGCATTCCGCAGCCGGTCGAAAGCCAGTACGACACTTATCAATTCGTCTCTGCCTACGACAGCATCGCCGACTGGCCCGACAGGCCGGACAACTGGATGTCACTGGCCAACGCCGTCGTCGGGCTGGCGACCGGCCACACCGCGGTGGCGTTCACCGACCCGAGCATGGTGCCTGCGCGCAACATCAGGACGACCGTCAACTCCAAGGGCGCGAAGACGACGACGTACATGATTCCCGAGCAGCACCTCCCGCTCGTGTTGCCCTTCAAGTACCTCGGAGTCGATGAGGGCACGCTGAACAAGCTCGACGGCGTGCTGCAGCCGATGGTGGACGCGGGATATTCACGAAACGACGACCCGCTGACCGCTCCGATCACGGTGGACCCGGTGCACGGCTACGACCCGGCGGAAGTCACCGCGCCTGCCACGCAGGCCGCCTTCGGTGGCGGCTCCGACCCGGTCTCGCAGTTGATGGCGGGCCTCCAGTACGTCATCAACAACCAGGGCGGCGGCTAG